In Dermacentor albipictus isolate Rhodes 1998 colony chromosome 6, USDA_Dalb.pri_finalv2, whole genome shotgun sequence, the following proteins share a genomic window:
- the LOC139047095 gene encoding uncharacterized protein, producing MQLKPGAVGVVVPARRVPVALQDKVKEELLRMEEQGVIAKREVRYLGHVLSAEGLSVDAQRVQDILEMPTPRNSSQRSLQDLLAATNDDDTLVKLREYANTTWPLHKQEVPEPLRSYWAYRDEIHAQDGLVFRSNKSPVQRLMGRQTRTLLPVPTSPLEPRTIPPDVVQGRLQEIRQRQRTYYNRGSRNLPPVMPGQQVTVYDTNQRTWSPAIFLRPADEHRSTIVKTEDSRELRRTREHLRLVDPQPEASLLPEDESSTEPPQELRRSTRLRRESCRYPQQETR from the exons ATGCAGCTAAAGCCAGGAGCCGTAGGAGTCGTCGTGCCAGCCAGGAGAGTTCCAGTGGCCCTTCAAGACAAAGTCAAGGAAGAGCTTCTGCGCATGGAAGAACAAGGCGTGATAGCAAAG CGAGAGGTGCGCTACTTGGGACACGTGCTCAGCGCCGAAGGCCTGAGTGTGGACGCCCAACGTGTTCAAGACATTCTAGAAATGCCGACACCAAGAAACT CCTCTCAACGCTCCCTGCAAGATTTACTAGCAGCAACCAATGATGACGACACCCTCGTAAAGCTGCGGGAGTACGCGAATACAACGTGGCCTCTTCACAAGCAAGAAGTCCCGGAGCCACTTAGGTCGTACTGGGCGTACCGGGATGAGATACATGCACAGGACGGCCTCGTGTTTCGAAGCAACAAG TCCCCCGTGCAGAGGCTGATGGGACGTCAGACTAGGACGCTTCTACCAGTCCCTACCAGCCCTTTGGAACCACGGACAATTCCCCCGGACGTGGTCCAGGGCCGCCTTCAAGAAATACGCCAACGACAGAGGACCTACTACAACCGTGGCAGCAGGAACTTGCCGCCTGTGATGCCAGGTCAGCAGGTCACAGTGTACGATACCAACCAGCGGACCTGGTCTCCCGCCATCTTTCTCCGACCAGCCGATGAACACCGCTCAACGATAGTCAAGACTGAAGACAGCCGGGAACTTCGGCGCACACGAGAGCACCTCCGCCTGGTAGATCCACAGCCGGAAGCGAGCCTCCTGCCCGAAGACGAATCTTCCACAGAGCCCCCGCAAGAACTACGTCGAAGCACAAGACTTCGACGCGAGTCCTGTCGGTACCCTCAACAAGAGACACGGTAA